One window from the genome of Cyclobacterium amurskyense encodes:
- a CDS encoding catalase, with amino-acid sequence MSEEKKHNKLTTASGRIYVENENSKTVGPRGPILLEDYILHEKMAHFNRERIPERIVHAKGSGAFGTFTVTEDISQYTRAKVFNKIGKKTKVFLRFSTVGGEKGSADTERDPRGFAIKFYTEDGNWDLVGNNTPVFFIKDPKKFSDFIHTQKRDPYTNCKSPTMVWDYWSLTPESLHQVLILMSDRGTPVGFRHMNGYGSHTFSMINAKNEKVFVKYHFKTAQGIKNFTDEEAAQMKSKDLDFAQRDLLEAIDNGDFPKWNMKIQVMTTDQAKKVDFNPFDLTKVWPHSEFPLVDVGVLELNKNPDNYFQDVEQSAFAPAHLVDGLGYSPDKMLQGRLLSYPDAHRYRLGGNYEQIPVNRCPYAVNNYERDGMMRVDGNGGKKPNYWPNSFDDIVVDKQYEEPSEQLEDTIADWYDRNSKVGDNDHYSQPRALFRDVMSKEEQDNTINNTIGAMSGISGPKREVIINRQLCHWFRMDEEFGMRIAKGLGVDINAVMASSAGSH; translated from the coding sequence ATGTCAGAAGAAAAAAAGCACAATAAACTAACCACCGCATCCGGAAGGATTTATGTGGAAAATGAGAATTCGAAGACGGTAGGACCTAGAGGTCCAATTCTTTTAGAAGATTATATTCTTCACGAAAAAATGGCTCATTTTAATAGAGAGAGAATTCCTGAAAGAATTGTTCATGCCAAGGGATCTGGGGCCTTTGGTACTTTCACCGTCACAGAAGACATTTCCCAATATACAAGGGCTAAAGTTTTTAATAAAATAGGAAAAAAAACCAAAGTCTTTCTTCGATTTTCCACTGTTGGGGGAGAAAAAGGATCGGCTGATACCGAAAGAGATCCAAGAGGATTTGCTATTAAATTTTACACCGAAGATGGAAATTGGGATTTGGTAGGAAACAATACCCCGGTATTTTTTATAAAGGACCCAAAAAAGTTCTCTGATTTCATTCATACCCAAAAAAGAGATCCATATACCAACTGCAAATCACCGACAATGGTTTGGGACTATTGGTCTTTGACACCTGAATCTTTGCATCAGGTATTGATCTTAATGAGTGATAGAGGTACACCTGTAGGGTTTCGGCATATGAATGGGTATGGATCGCATACTTTTTCAATGATCAATGCAAAGAATGAGAAAGTTTTTGTGAAGTATCATTTTAAGACAGCCCAAGGGATTAAAAATTTCACTGATGAGGAGGCTGCACAAATGAAATCTAAAGACCTGGATTTTGCACAGCGAGACCTTTTGGAAGCAATAGACAATGGAGATTTCCCTAAATGGAACATGAAGATTCAGGTAATGACTACGGATCAGGCCAAAAAAGTAGATTTCAATCCATTTGATTTGACCAAAGTTTGGCCACATTCTGAATTTCCCTTAGTGGACGTGGGGGTATTGGAATTGAACAAAAATCCTGACAATTATTTTCAAGACGTAGAACAATCCGCCTTTGCCCCTGCACACTTAGTGGATGGACTTGGTTATAGTCCAGATAAAATGCTTCAAGGTAGGTTGCTTTCTTATCCCGATGCGCATAGGTATAGATTGGGTGGGAATTATGAACAAATCCCTGTAAATAGATGTCCTTATGCTGTAAATAATTATGAAAGAGACGGAATGATGAGGGTAGACGGTAATGGAGGTAAAAAACCCAATTATTGGCCAAACAGTTTTGATGATATTGTAGTTGATAAGCAATATGAGGAACCATCCGAACAACTTGAAGATACAATTGCAGATTGGTATGACAGAAATAGTAAAGTTGGAGACAATGACCACTATTCTCAGCCAAGAGCTTTGTTTAGGGATGTAATGAGCAAAGAAGAGCAAGACAATACCATCAACAATACCATAGGAGCTATGAGCGGAATTTCAGGACCCAAAAGAGAAGTTATTATCAATCGCCAACTGTGTCACTGGTTTAGAATGGATGAAGAGTTTGGTATGCGTATAGCAAAAGGCCTGGGTGTAGATATTAATGCCGTCATGGCTTCATCAGCGGGATCCCATTAA